AAATCAAGTACGCTACTGTCAAGCTGTCAGATGGACAGACGCTCTTACCTGGATTGATCGAACCGCATGTTCACTTCGTTCCCTCAGCAATCACTATGGCTTGGAGCGACTTTGGTCCGTATGATGGACAAGACATGCGAGCACCCTACAATACTGACTGGTTGAAGCAAGCCCTTGCAAGTGCAAAATCTGCTCTTGATTCCAGTGGTGACCTGAAAAAAGGAGCCTGGATTCTGGGTACTGGTCTAGATCCATCTCTTATGCCATTCAACTTGTCAACTGTTCGTCCAAGCGGCTTGAACAAGCTGATCACCTTTGAAGCAGACACTATCGATTGCTTGGAACCAAGTACTCCCGTCTATGTGATCTCTGCTTCTGGCCACACTGGTTACGTCAACACTCCAGCCATACAGCTGATATACGATGCCAACCCCGACATCAAGCAATCTTACCCTACCTTTGCTGAGTATCGCGAGCACGTCAATGCAGCTGGGGGGATGCAAGAATTTGAAGAAATGCTGCTTGCTGTGAAGGCTATTCCGACATTCCAATTTGAGATTGCGAGCATTTTCGAACACCTGGATTCTTTGTTGACACTGCTCTATCACGAGGAGCTACATTGATCTACGATGCCACCGCTTCAGACGACACTATCAAAGCAGTTGATCAATACCTGAAAGTTCACCCTAATAAAATTAGGGTTGGCTACGCAACTATGATTGAATCGCTTGCTGCTGCAGAGAATCTTCCGGAGTACAAGCCTCTGACTAAAATATTCAAAAACAACTATGCAGGGTGTGTTAAACTGGTCTCCGATGGCTCGAACCAAGGATTAACAGGGTATCAATCAGATACATACCGCTGTGAGCCTGCAGGCAATGTGGGAGCCTTTAATTTCCCTCCATTTTCTCAGCCAAAAGAAATGACTCCTGACTCTGAGTTCACAAAAATGGTTCAGACGATTGTGGACAAGGGTTGGCCTATTATGTGCCACGCCAATGGTGACATGGCCATCAAACTCACTCTGGATGCCTTCAAGATCGCTCTCAAAGGAGAAAGTGGGATACCGAAAAGGCATCGCATTGAGCATTGTTCTCTTGTCGACAAAGAAACATTGGAGCGCATGAGTGATCTTGGAATCTCTCCTAGCTTTTTGGTCGGTCACATTGGATATTGGGGCTACACATTTAAAAATGCCATTTTTGAGGAGAAATCCAACATTCTTGGAGTCTGCCAATCTGCTCTGCAGAAGGGGATGAAAATTTCTTTCCACAGTGACTGCACTGTATCTCCCATGGGTCCACTTCGAATGATGGAGCAGGCTATCACGAGGATCATGGAAGAAGATCCCGAAAAAAATGTTTTGAATGTAAGTGAAAGAGTTACACCCGAGCAGGCCCTCAAGGTCGCCACCAACAATGGAGCATGGCAGTGCCAAGTTGATGAGTTTGTGGGATCACTAGAAGAAGGAAAGCTGGCTGACTACGTAATTCTCGCTGAAGACCCGATAACTCGAGGCAAGCTTAACCCGGTTGGTATGCGTGACATACCCGTCCTTGAAACTTGGGTGGATGGTGTATGCAGGTTCAAGAAATAACTGTTTATGCTTGAAAAAACTACTCTTCTAGCCAAACATTGTAGTTCTATATAGTTGTATTGCTGAACTTTAGAAGTGTGCTTATAGTAGTAGAAAACTGTTCCAGCCAGACAGAACACTTAATATGGGCTTAGGATTAGTAGTTCTATTTGtagagttataattatcaagagTTATAAAAGTATCGAACTTACtaagtacactgtacacactgtggaAAGTAAGGTGACATGCACATGAGCTGCATGATGCTCTATTGACGCTACTCACGTATTGGTGcagtttatagctatacgtACGTATCAATAGCTAGAcgctgtttaggaagtttctacgatttagaagcccaaagggctggttgtagtatcccgagcgtagtgagggttctatTAGCTCTGAGGGCTTCTAATCATCatgaaacttcctaaacagtgttaAATCATAGCAACTGTGAGTCTCTATCCAATCAGATTTgtctaattttttttatacaTGATTGTCTAAGTGAAGTGCATGATTGTCTAATTAAGTAAaagcaagggcgtataaaagaagagagggcatgcaactcctatatgagcagagttcaaacgtgggcggatgaatgtgcatgactgtgcatgaaatgaaatttctattt
The Halichondria panicea chromosome 11, odHalPani1.1, whole genome shotgun sequence DNA segment above includes these coding regions:
- the LOC135344390 gene encoding uncharacterized protein LOC135344390, which codes for MACGMYKFIKSFKYDKTSPKLVASSRSDTVMYTGGTIRPIVAGSVAKVDAIGFHDGKVHSVGSLNRVKSKMDSLKIKYATVKLSDGQTLLPGLIEPHVHFVPSAITMAWSDFGPYDGQDMRAPYNTDWLKQALASAKSALDSSGDLKKGAWILGTGLDPSLMPFNLSTVRPSGLNKLITFEADTIDCLEPSTPVYVISASGHTGYVNTPAIQLIYDANPDIKQSYPTFAEYREHVNAAGGMQEFEEMLLAVKAIPTFQFEIASIFEHLDSLLTLLYHEELH
- the LOC135344389 gene encoding uncharacterized protein LOC135344389, which encodes MIESLAAAENLPEYKPLTKIFKNNYAGCVKLVSDGSNQGLTGYQSDTYRCEPAGNVGAFNFPPFSQPKEMTPDSEFTKMVQTIVDKGWPIMCHANGDMAIKLTLDAFKIALKGESGIPKRHRIEHCSLVDKETLERMSDLGISPSFLVGHIGYWGYTFKNAIFEEKSNILGVCQSALQKGMKISFHSDCTVSPMGPLRMMEQAITRIMEEDPEKNVLNVSERVTPEQALKVATNNGAWQCQVDEFVGSLEEGKLADYVILAEDPITRGKLNPVGMRDIPVLETWVDGVCRFKK